A genomic window from Glycine soja cultivar W05 chromosome 10, ASM419377v2, whole genome shotgun sequence includes:
- the LOC114370996 gene encoding uncharacterized protein LOC114370996 encodes MMSQQQNLSSVSQSLLQQTISGADVKPFSIRQCVLASRHTNILQSWPFHEKHLQLCLNQGLKEVLPPFGRQTSPAESLQGCSNFLMHFRNVNDDKEPDFCKAEEVPQNIKNEYCDYKVTNQPSSHEEGNQQHKCGISSSSNVHKSNPVVLLPPSKAVKDKRRRRRGRCKKRSIVDILAEARHSTLEEIHRMNKFYYDATVIEGCQQTVAYENISKSELAGEDGSEDRGMPNNVHMAPNGPFLLKFKLNGCSVNRNFRT; translated from the exons ATGATGTCTCAGCAGCAAAACCTATCTTCCGTTTCGCAATCTCTGCTACAACAAACAATTTCTGGAGCTGATGTTAAACCCTTCTCAATAAG ACAGTGTGTTCTTGCTTCTCGTCACACAAATATCCTTCAAAGCTGGCCATTTCACGAGAAGCACTTGCAACTGTGTCTTAACCAAGGTCTCAAGGAGGTGTTGCCACCATTTGGACGCCAAACTTCACCTGCTGAATCACTCCAAGGTTGTTCCAACTTCTTGATGCATTTTCGAAATGTTAATGATGATAAAGAACCAGATTTTTGCAAAGCTGAAGAAGTgccacaaaatattaaaaatgagtaCTGTGACTACAAAGTCACCAACCAACCTTCATCACATGAAGAGGGAAATCAGCAGCACAAGTGCGGCATTTCAAGTTCAAGTAATGTTCATAAGAGCAATCCAGTAGTACTATTGCCACCATCGAAGGCAGTGAAAGATAAACGCAGAAGGCGTAGAGGGAGATGCAAGAAACGCTCCATTGTGGATATTTTAGCCGAAGCGCGGCACAGTACTTTAGAGGAGATCCATAGGAtgaacaagttttattatgatgcaACTGTGATTGAAGGATGTCAGCAAACTGTGGCTTATGAAAATATTTCCAAGTCTGAGCTAGCCGGTGAGGATGGAAGTGAAGATCGTGGTATGCCTAATAATGTTCATATGGCACCAAATGGGCCATTCCTTCTTAAGTTCAAGCTCAATGGATGTAGTGTAAATAGGAATTTCAGAACATAA